In Miscanthus floridulus cultivar M001 chromosome 5, ASM1932011v1, whole genome shotgun sequence, one genomic interval encodes:
- the LOC136455206 gene encoding uncharacterized protein, whose translation MEVINRLLRWVEQQHLLTPLHSSVGSRVSLYADDLVLFVAPNERDLHIVKASLAIFGLASGLFSNLDKSVATPLHCFDHDIARVRDILSCRIEEFPCRYLGIPLSVRRLRRSDEQPLIDKVAARIPKWNGSLLNVAGRSALVKATMSAISVHMSIVLCLSPWAIESIDKLRRAFIWCGSDMASGGKCKVAWEVVCRPRDLGGLGVSDLRRAGIALRAATIFTLGNGESTFFWTDQWLNGSSIKAIAPAVFAAVSCRKK comes from the exons ATGGAGGTCATCAACCGCTTGCTGCGATGGGTTGAACAGCAACACCTTCTGACGCCGTTGCATAGCAGTGTGGGCAGCAGAGTAAGTCTCTATGCGGACGACCTTGTCCTCTTCGTCGCTCCAAATGAGCGCGACCTCCACATTGTCAAAGCTTCACTGGCAATTTTCGGCTTGGCCTCCGGCCTCTTTTCCAACTTGGACAAGAGTGTGGCGACTCCACTGCATTGCTTTGACCATGACATTGCACGAGTCCGGGACATCCTCTCTTGCCGGATCGAGGAGTTCCCATGTCGCTACCTTGGAATCCCACTATCTGTCCGAAGGCTAAGGAGATCTGATGAGCAACCGCTCATTGACAAGGTGGCAGCCAGAATTCCGAAATGGAACGGGAGCCTACTAAACGTCGCCGGTCGCTCGGCCTTGGTGAAGGCAACGATGTCCGCCATTTCGGTACATATGTCCATCGTGCTTTGTTTGTCTCCTTGGGCAATCGAGTCCATCGACAAGCTTCGCAGAGCGTTCATATGGTGTGGCTCTGATATGGCTAGCGGAGGAAAATGCAAGGTTGCTTGGGAGGTCGTCTGTCGACCGAGGGACCTCGGTGGCCTGGGCGTCTCAGACCTGCGACGCGCGGGCATCGCGCTGCGG GCAGCCACAATCTTCACCCTGGGCAACGGGGAATCCACCTTCTTCTGGACCGACCAATGGCTCAACGGCTCAAGCATCAAGGCCATTGCACCTGCGGTCTTCGCTGCGGTGAGCTGCAGGAAGAAGTAG
- the LOC136455208 gene encoding uncharacterized protein gives MATNEKFDVRAPFFDGTDYDYWKARMTNYLKGKSLKLWKITQNATYVIPAEEPTDATEIGLLETNHRAVAILQASICKTEYDRVSSEDLAYQIWEKLRKYHEGSNTVKNRKFEIHRKEFDAFCQLPSESIDDMFARFQVIVNKMKAMNSNMPYDDHARALRLLHSFNDEWDMKVEAIVESVGYETLTTDELYSKLKSKEIEIVSKHEELEVLDDDQLVLLSNKFKRVYDNRRNRRHSDGCFNCGGSSDSSDSVSEDETPKKKTDGLCFITDAGINGGICTMALEGDASTDSNDETSDDEVDTSTEQRIANLTKIVHKQNKVLAKLKTDYDKTCAELATLKNAASNPAEPDECEECSIHMISLSKLQTKYSSIVDDRDKLYAELNELRSRSNLLGTCVSCPLLKVDLDNALCRVKNFEEHTCPDLPDCLICPTLRSELNVAKSHIVELEKHTCPVLPSCLTCPNFVVENNDLRAKLADLEEENKHLRTILGWCSIREPQIGMAIAQIKRGERFGPGYDLKHVFGEKSGPPVDEKNPPLAKYTGPPPRKGSGVTSDGLLVETSRSAPKKQVWVPKPKHFKGVQNTKPNGSSCDHFAKPVFVASSSNAEASFAPARKLYHCDFCSHDGHLYEFCYRRMRAERREQYPTRGTHDRRVFRCEQYPVGGEEDIWIMDSGCSRHMTGDDKWFSSPTPTSVKENITFGDKSQGKVMAHGCIKVTDKYTLKDVALVNNLHYNLLSVSQLLEDDFEDEAFSHVHDLVLKLKNELSNNAVRAIRSDNGDDEIGQDIFEDEKEEDGCDDDDDDDAQPAMQGEPGAQPEQAPSTTLEDGPSPTRTSTAKPAASPTIDHVPAAVEGEAISERTAPRHIQNRHPAKNIIDVGHALSDSNWVNAMHEELENFARNQVWVLVDPPPSCKSIGTKWVFKNKQGEDGHVVRNKARLVAQGFSQKEGIDYGETFAPVARLEAIRILLAFAASRGYKLYQMDVKSAFLNGFIEEEVYVKQPPGFEHPNFPDRVFKLQKALYGLKQAPRAWQGNDTLIVQIYVDDIIFGGSSHALVKKFADVMSKEFEMSMMGELNFFLGLQIKQTSEGTFVHQGKYTKDVLKKFAMDDAKPISTPMPTSAALDADEDGELVDQKEYRSMIGSLLYLTATRPDIHFAVCMCARFQASPRTSHRQAVKRIMRFQNPDRRKECPLRHFGAQANGASRGDAVHARGLELDEYKKYSGRQAGSPASSAVATAHSTAQEMDAMDEFQEADILWPDTEDEFAPMDMEELYEAAGSASSVAFAPVFGRRFDGFFLSGAGPGASPDADDEEWQEADVLWPDTADELRGSGGGLMWPFSGSSGGGRAGRSVKPAAARRDGWTTGPAASSPINIPANVALRRS, from the exons ATGGCGACCAATGAAAAGTTTGATGTTCGCGCtccgttttttgatgggactgatTATGATTACTGGAAGGCACGTATGACCAACTATCTCAAAGGCAAGTCGCTGAAGCTATGGAAAATCACACAAAATGCCACATATGTGATTCCAGCTGAGGAACCGACTGACGCCACTGAGATCGGGCTTCTTGAAACAAATCATCGCGCTGTTGCTATTTTACAGGCTTCTATTTGTAAAACTGAATATGATCGGGTTTCTAGTGAAGATCTCGCTTATCAGATCTGGGAGAAACTTAGAAAATATCATGAAGGCTCAAACACTGTGAAAAACCGAAAATTTGAGATTCACCGAAAAGAGTTTGATGCTTTTTGCCAATTGCCTAGTGAGTCTATTGATGACATGTTTGCACGTTTTCAAGTGATTGTTAATAAGATGAAGGCCATGAATAGCAATATGCCTTATGATGATCATGCTAGGGCTCTCAGATTATTACATTCATTTAATGATGAATGGGATATGAAAGTTGAGGCGATCGTTGAATCTGTAGGTTATGAGACTCTCACCACTGATGAGCTTTACAGTAAGCTCAAATCAAAAGAGATCGAAATTGTTTCTAAGC ATGAGGAGTTGGAGGTGCTAGATGATGATCAGCTTGTACTGCTCTCCAACAAGTTTAAGCGTGTGTATGACAACAGGCGTAATAGAAGACATTCAGATGGCTGCTTCAACTGTG GTGGCTCGTCAGACTCCAGCGATTCAGTTTCCGAGGATGAGACACCCAAGAAGAAGACAGACGGACTTTGCTTCATCACTGACGCCGGCATCAATGGTGGGATATGTACTATGGCCTTGGAGGGTGATGCATCAACCGACAGCAACGATGAAACTTCTGATGATGAGGTAGATACTTCTACAGAACAAAGAATAGCTAATTTAACTAAAATTGTTCATAAGCAAAATAAAGTGTTGGCTAAACTTAAAACTGATTATGATAAAACTTGTGCTGAACTAGCTACTCTCAAAAATGCTGCATCTAATCCTGCTGAACCTGATGAATGTGAAGAATGCTCAATTCATATGATTTCGCTTTCTAAATTGCAAACCAAGTATTCTTCCATTGTTGATGATCGAGATAAACTTTATGCTGAACTAAATGAACTTCGTTCTCGGTCGAATTTGCTTGGTACTTGTGTTTCTTGCCCGCTTCTGAAAGTTGACTTGGATAATGCTTTATGTCGGGTAAAAAATTTTGAAGAACACACTTGTCCTGATTTGCCGGATTGTTTGATTTGTCCAACTTTACGATCTGAATTAAATGTTGCTAAATCACATATTGTTGAGTTGGAAAAACACACTTGTCCGGTTCTTCCTTCATGCCTAACTTGTCCTAATTTTGTTGTTGAAAATAATGATTTAAGGGCCAAACTTGCTGATTTGGAAGAAGAAAATAAGCATTTGAGAACTATTCTTGGTTGGTGTTCTATTCGTGAGCCTCAAATTGGTATGGCTATTGCTCAAATTAAACGGGGTGAGCGTTTTGGTCCCGGTTATgacttgaaacatgtttttggtgaAAAAAGTGGACCGCCTGTTGATGAGAAGAATCCACCTTTGGCTAAATATACTGGACCACCTCCTAGGAAGGGTTCAGGTGTCACCTCTGATGGGTTGCTGGTTGAGACATCTAGATCTGCTCCTAAAAAGcaggtttgggtgcctaagccaaAACACTTCAAGGGTGTACAAAATACTAAGCCAAATGGTTCTTCTTGTGATCATTTTGCTAAGCCTGTTTTTGTTGCTTCTAGTTCTAATGCTGAGGCTTCTTTCGCTCCTGCACGCAAGCTTTATCATTGTGATTTTTGCAGTCATGATGGTCATCTTTATGAGTTCTGTTATCGGAGGATGCGTGCTGAACGACGTGAGCAGTACCCCACACGTGGTACTCATGATCGTCGTGTTTTTAGATGTGAGCAGTACCCT GTTGGAGGCGAGGAGGACATATGGATAATGGACTCCGgttgttcgcgccacatgaccggagATGATAAATGGTTCTCCAGCCCCACCCCCACGAGCGTAAAGGAAAACATCACTTTTGGGGATAAAAGTCAAGGTAAGGTAATGGCGCATGGCTGCATCAAGGTAACAGATAAATACACGTTAAAGGACGTCGCATTGGTAAATAATTTGCATTATAATTTGCTGTCTGTTTCGCAACTTCTTGAGGATGATTTTGAG GATGAGGCTTTCTCACATGTTCATGATCTTGTTCTGAAGCTGAAAAATGAGTTGTCAAATAATGCCGTTAGAGCAATTCGCAGTGACAACG GTGATGATGAGATCGGGCAGGATATTTTTGAGGATGAGAAAGAGGAAGATGGatgtgacgacgacgatgacgatgatgcccAGCCTGCGATGCAGGGGGAGCCTGGCGCCCAGCCTGAGCAGGCGCCCTCCACCACTTTGGAGGATGGACCATCGCCGACACGTACATCTACAGCAAAGCCTGCAGCTTCACCGACTATTGATCATGTACCGGCTGCAGTTGAGGGGGAGGCGATTTCAGAACGTACAGCACCACGACACATTCAGAATCGTCATCCTGCCAAGAACATAATAG ATGTTGGACATGCTTTATCTGATTCTAACtgggtcaatgccatgcatgaggagTTAGAAAATTTTGCACGGAATCAGGTTTGGGTTTTGGTTGATCCTCCTCCTTCTTGTAAATcaattggaactaaatgggtctttaagaacaaacaaggggaagatggTCATGTTGTTAGAAATAAAGCTAGGCTGGTTGCTCAGGGCTTTTCTCAAAAAGAGGGTATTGATTATGGTGAAACTTTTGCTCCTGTTGCTcgtttagaagccattcgtattttGCTTGCATTTGCTGCTTCACGTGGATATAAGctttatcaaatggacgtgaaaagTGCTTTTCTGAATGGTTTTATAGAAGAAGAAGTTTATGTTAAACAACCGCCTGGTTTTGAACATCCCAATTTTCCTGATCGTGTTTTTAAGTTGCAAAAGGCtttatatggtttgaagcaagcacctcgtGCTTG GCAAGGAAATGACACTTTAATAGTTCAGatttatgtggatgatatcatttTCGGTGGTTCCTCTCATGCTCTTGTGAAAAAGTTTGCAGATGTGATgagtaaagaatttgagatgtctatgatgggcGAGCTGAATTTCTTtcttggcttacaaataaaacaaACTTCGGAAGGTACATTTGTGCATCAGGGAAAGTACACGAAGGATGTCCTGAAGAAGTTTGCGATGGATGATGCGAAGCCAATTTCTACGCCCATGCCGACTAGCGCTGCTTTGGATGCTGATGAGGACGGAGAGCTCGTGGATCAGAAGGAATATCGAAGCATGATTGGGTCGCTGCTGTACTTGACTGCTACGAGGCCAGATATACACTTtgctgtgtgtatgtgtgctcgtTTTCAAGCGTCCCCCAGGACTTCTCACCGTCAGGCCGTGAAGCGCATAATGAG ATTCCAAAATCCGGACCGGAGGAAAGAGTGCCCCCTACGTCACTTCGGGGCACAAGCAAATGGCGCATCCCGGGGCGACGCGGTGCACGCCCGCGGGCTGGAGCTGGACGAATATAAAAAGTACTcaggcaggcaggcgggcagccctgcctcgtccgccgtggccacaGCCCACAGCACAGCTCAGGAAATGGACGCCATGGACGAGTTCCAAGAAGCGGACATTCTGTGGCCCGATACGGAGGACGAGTTCGCGCCCATGGACATGGAGGAGCTGTACGAGGCCGCCGGCTCGGCGTCCAGCGTCGCGTTCGCGCCGGTGTTCGGGCGCCGTTTCGACGGGTTCTTCCTCTCCGGCGCTGGCCCTGGAGCGAGCCCTGACGCGGACGACGAGGAGTGGCAAGAGGCGGACGTGCTGTGGCCGGACACGGCGGACGAGCTGCGGGGGAGCGGCGGGGGTTTGATGTGGCCATTTTCTGGCTCTTCCGGCGGCGGCAGGGCAGGCCGGAGCGTGAAGCCTGCCGCCGCTAGGCGCGATGGGTGGACGACGGGGCCGGCCGCGTCGTCTCCCATCAACATACCGGCTAACGTTGCCCTGCGTCGTTCGTAG